In Serinus canaria isolate serCan28SL12 chromosome 5, serCan2020, whole genome shotgun sequence, the following proteins share a genomic window:
- the SLIRP gene encoding SRA stem-loop-interacting RNA-binding protein, mitochondrial, whose product MAAASTVRAVGRRSRRLFDIFVAEIPWTVSSKELKEYFSQFGSVQRCQLPFNRDTGFHRRYCWIKFSTPEEVQNVLQKDPHILEGSKLALKQQICRRRSQRKSQSE is encoded by the exons ATGGCGGCGGCCAGTACGGTTAGGGCGGTCGGGCGCCGCTCCCGGCGACTCTTCGACATCTTTGTGGCTGAGATTCCTTGGACGGTGTCGAGCA aggagctgaaggagTACTTCTCCCAGTTCGGGTCGGTGCAGAGGTGCCAGCTGCCTTTT AACAGAGATACAGGCTTTCACAGACGTTACTGCTGGATTAAATTCTCAACTCCAGAAGAAGTTCAGAATGTGTTACAGAAGGACCCCCACATTCTTGAAGGTTCCAAG CTCGCTCTCAAACAGCAGATCTGTAGAAGACGCAGTCAAAGAAAGAGTCAAAGTGAGTGA
- the SNW1 gene encoding SNW domain-containing protein 1, which yields MCRSLCLPPPRRPAVEWTVYAVKMALTSFLPAPTQLSQDQLELEERARAQRSRQAALVSSRREPPPYGYRKGWIPRVLEDFGDGGAFPEIHVAQYPLDMGRKKKMSNALAVQVDAEGKIKYDAIARQGQSKDKVIYSKYTDLVPKEVMNVDDPELQRPDEEAIREITEKTRAALEKSVSQKVAAAMPVRAADKLAPAQYIRYTPSQQGVAFNSGAKQRVIRMVEMQKDPMEPPRFKINKKIPRGPPSPPAPVMHSPSRKMTVKEQQEWKIPPCISNWKNAKGYTIPLDKRLAADGRGLQTVHINENFAKLAEALYIADRKAREAVEMRAQVERKMAQKEKEKHEEKLREMAQKARERRAGIKTHVEKEDGEARERDEIRHDRRKERQHDRNLSRAAPDKRSKLQRNENRDISEVIALGVPNPRPSNEIQYDQRLFNQSKGMDSGFAGGEDEIYNVYDQPWRSGKDMAQNIYRPSKNLDKDMYGDDLEARIKTNRFVPDKEFSNSDRNTRGRGRDGPVQFEEDPFGLDKFLEEAKQHGGSKRPSDSSRPKEHEHESKKRRKD from the exons ATGTGCAGgtctctctgccttccccctcCTCGGCGGCCCGCTGTCGAGTGGACGGTGTACGCGGTCAAGATGGCGCTTACCAG TTTTTTGCCAGCTCCAACCCAGCTATCCCAAGATCAACTAGAACTAGAAGAAAGAGCAAGAGCTCAGAGATCCAGGCAGGCTGCTCTGGTCTCGTCCAGAAGGGAACCTCCCCCATACGGTTACCGTAAAGGATGGATACCACGCGTGCTAgag gATTTTGGAGATGGGGGTGCTTTCCCAGAAATACACGTGGCCCAATATCCGTTGGATATGGGCCgaaagaagaaaatgtccaATGCTTTGGCTGTTCAGGtggatgcagaaggaaaaataaaatacgATGCAATCGCTCGACAAGGACAGTCAAAGGACAAG GTCATTTACAGCAAGTACACAGATCTTGTGCCAAAAGAGGTCATGAATGTGGATGATCCTGAACTGCAGAGACCAGATGAGGAGGCAATTAGAGAG ATAACAGAGAAGACAAGAGCAGCCTTGGAGAAATCAGTCTCCCAAAAAGTTGCAGCAGCCATGCCAGTTCGAGCTGCTGACAAACTAGCTCCTGCACAGTACATTCG GTACACACCATCTCAGCAAGGAGTTGCATTCAACTCTGGAGCAAAACAGAGAGTTATTCGGATGGTGGAAATGCAGAAGGACCCTATGGAGCCTCCAAGATTCAA AATTAACAAGAAGATTCCACGAGGACCaccatctcctccagcacctgTAATGCACTCTCCAAGTAGAAAG ATGACTGTGAAAGAGCAGCAAGAGTGGAAAATTCCTCCATGCATTTCAAactggaaaaatgcaaag GGTTACACCATTCCATTAGATAAGCGTCTGGCTGCAGATGGCAGAGGATTGCAGACCGTTCATATTAATGAAAACTTTGCCAAACTTGCTGAGGCACTCTATATTGCTGACAGAAAG GCTCGGGAGGCAGTAGAGATGCGTGCCCAGGTGGAGAGGAAGATggctcagaaagaaaaggagaaacatgAGGAAAAGCTCCGAGAAATGGCTCAGAAAGCCAGGGAGAGAAGAGCAGGGATCAAAACCCATGTTGAGAAAG AGGATGGAGAAGCTAGAGAAAGAGACGAAATCAGACACGACAGGCGCAAAGAGAGGCAGCATGACAGAAATCTTTCCCGGGCAGCCCCTGATAAAAG GTCAAAGCTGCAAAGAAATGAGAACAGAGATATCAGTGAAGTTATTGCCCTGGGGGTACCAAACCCCAGGCCATCCAATGAAATCCAATATGACCAGAGGCTGTTCAACCAGAGCAAG GGTATGGATAGTGGCTTTGCTGGAGGGGAGGATGAAATTTATAACGTTTATGACCAGCCTTGGAGGAGTGGCAAGGATATGGCCCAAAACATCTACAGGCCAAGTAAAAATCTGGATAAGGACATGTATGGTGATGATCTAGAGGCTCGAATAAAGACCAACAG GTTTGTTCCTGACAAAGAGTTTTCGAACTCAGATCGTAACACCAGAGGCAGGGGCAGAGATGGACCAGTTCAGTTTGAGGAGGATCCATTTGGTTTGGACAAGTTTCTGGAGGAAGCTAAGCAACATGGTGGTTCTAAACGGCCATCAGACAGCAGCCGCCCTAAGGAACATGAGCATGAGAgcaagaagaggaggaaggactgA